The DNA segment cctcaatggggaaaaactgaaagccttctcactccaatctggaacaagacagggaggcccactctcaccactgctattcaacttagttttggaagtcccagccacagcaatcagacaaacaaaagaaataaaagacatccatataggaagagaagagaaaaaactgtcactgtatgcagatgacatgatactatacatagaaaaccctaaggactcaacccaaaaactacttgaactgattaataaattcagcaaagtagcaggatataagattaacattcagaagccagTTGCATTTccgtataccagcaatgaaatattagaaaaggaatacaaaaatataataccttttaaaattgcaccttacaaaatcaaatacctcagaatacacctgaccaaggaagtaaaggacctgtatgccgagaactataaaagtttaatcaaagaaatcaaagaagatgtcaagaaatggaaagatattccatgttcatggattggaaaaatgaatattgtaaaaatggccatactacccaaagcaatctacagattcaatgcaatccctatcaaattacccatgacatttttcacagaactacaacaaacaatccaaaaattacaTGGAGCAACAAAACACCCAGAaccgccaaagcaatcctgagaaacaaaatccaagcagggggcataactctcccagacttcaagaaatattacaaagccacagtcatcaaaacagtgtggtactagtaccaaaacagacagacagaccaatggaacagaatagagaacccggaaataaaccctgacacctgtggtcaattagtctttgacaagggaggcaagaacataaaatgggaaaaagaaagtctattcagcaagcattgctgggaaacctggacagctgcgtgcaaagcaatgaaactagaacacaccctcacaccatgcacacaaataaactccaaatggctgaaagacttaaatatacgacaggacaccatcaaactcctagaagagaacacaggcaaaaaacactctctgacatcaacctcatgaatattttctcaggtcagtctcccaaggcaatagaaataagagcaaaaataaaccactgggacctaatcaaactgaccagcttttgcacagcaaaggaaacccaaaagaaaacaaaaagacaatttacagaatgggagaaaatagtttcaaatgatgcaaccaacaagggcttaatctctagaatatataaacaacttatacaacccaacagcaaaaaagccaatcaaccaatggaaaaatgggcaacagacctgaatagacatatctccaaagaagatacagatggccttcaaacacatgaaaaaatgctcagcatccgtgattattagagaaatgcaaatcaaaactaccatgagataccacctcacaccagtcagaatggccatcattaataaatccacaaatagcaagtgctggaggggctgtggagaaaagggaaccctcctgcactgatggtgggaatgtcaactggtacagccactatggagaacagtttggagataccttagaaatctatacatagaacttccatatgaccccacaatcccactcttgggcatctatccagacaaaactctacttaaaagagacacatgcacccgcatgttcattgcagcactattcacaatagccaggacatggaaacaacccaaatgtccatcgacagaggattggattcggaagacgtagtatatattcacaatggaatgtgactcagccataaaaaagaacaaaataatgccatttacagcaacatggatggaactagagaatctcatcctgagtgaaatgagccagaaagacaaagacaaataccatatgatatcacttataactggaacctaatatccagcacaaatgaacatctcctcagaaaagaaaatcatggacttggagaagagacttgtggctgcctgatgggagggggaggggaagggagtgggagggatgggtagcttgggcttatcagacacaacttagaatagatttacaaggagatcctgctgaatagcattgagaactttgtctagatactcatgttgcaacagaagaaaggctgggggaaaaatgtaattgtaatgtatacatgtaaggataacctgacccccttgctgtacagtgggaaaataaaaaaaatttttttaaataaataaatctatccatagaactaccatatgacccagcagtcccactcttgggcatatatccagacaaaactttccttaaaaaagacacatgcacccgcatgttcgctgcagctctattcacaacagccaagacatggcaacaacccaaatgtctattgacagatgattggattaaggagatgtggtatatatatacaatggaatactactcagccatcaaaaagaatgacataatgccatttgcagcaacatggatggaactagagactctcatactaagtgaaataagtcagaaagagaaagacaaataccatatgatatcacttataaatggaatctaatatatggcacaaatgaagttttccacagaaaagaaaatcatggacttggagaatagacttgtggctgccttgggggagagggagggagtgggaggtattgggagcttggtgttaatagatgcaaactatttcttttggaatggattaacaatgagatcctgctgtgtagcactgagaactatgtctagatacttacatggcaacacgacaatgggaggaaaaattatgtatccatgtatgtgcaacttagtccccatgctgtacagtggaaaaaaataaataaagaaaaaataaataaataaataaaaatgtaaaaaaaaaaaaagaaagaaaagaaaatcagctaCATAGGCTGCATGGTTCAGTGTTCTGTGGCCTTGGCTCCTGGCTCCACAGAATGTGTTCTTCTTGCTGCCATGGCTATTGACCCCTATGTTGCAGTCTGTTGGCCCATTCTCTATGCTACAATCATGCACCCAAAAATCTGCCACCTTCTTGCACCCATGTCCTGGTTTTCATGGTTTACCAACTCTCTCCTTCAGTCTTCACTGGCCATTGTTTtgccttcctgtggctgctgcCATGTGGAGCATTTCCTTTGTGAGGTCCTTGTCATTATCAAGCTGTCCTCTGTAGACACTGGTCAAACTGAGTTGAAAATGCTAATTGCTCACCTGATCATTCTTGCCATTCCAGTCTGCATCATCCTTACCTCTCATGTCTGCATAGCCATGGCTGTAGTGAGGATGCACTCTGTTGAAGGAAGACAAAATGCCTTTGGAACTTGTGCATCCCACCTAATGGTGGTCTCACTGTTTGATGGAACAATAATGTTCGTGTATCTTCAGCCTGATAGTAACTATTCCCAGAATCAGGGGAAGATCCTTGCCCTTGTTTATACCATTGTTGCCCTCACTGAACCCACTAATTTATATTCTAAGGAACAAAGATGTAAAGAGGGCAACTAGAAAGCTGATCTGGAATGATTCCATTTGAGAAATTATAATTCcatagttcctgctgtggcacaatgtgtTAAGAACCAAGTTTTTcccagctgtagtgtaggtcacagctgtggttcagattcagtctctggcctgagaacttccatatgccacaggtgaaggaaggaaggagaagaacgagagagaaagaaagaaaagtaagaaacgaaaagaatgaaagattttAATTCCTGGAATTCCAGCCCATATAAATGATTTGGACAGTGGATTTACAGggaagatatctttttttttcagatattagcTCAAATTGATTCAAATACAAATAAAGCAAGCACTAAATACAAGGTAAACAAAACATTATTGTCATCAACACTGTTCACTGCAGTGTATAAAGAAATTGTATAATAGAGGCATTCCTTAACATTTTTTCTGTCCTCAAAATCTGTATCTGGATATTTTGCAATATTTGTTCATTTCCCATGAGATTTTTAGAGTTGAACTTCCCTAGACAATATTGGGCATTGTGAGGGATAGAAAATTTGGCAGACAAGGAAACAGCTCTGAAATAGATTACATTTGGAGGTAGATAATATGGtcctaaattttcatttaaagggGATTTGAGTTGataacaaataatataaaactgAGTAAGATAATTCAAGGAGAGTATAATACCTTACCTTAgctagatcaaaaaaaaaaattactagtagTTTGAAACAATTACCTCATCTTTGAATGAGTTTTAGGATTTGAACATAGAGATAGAGAAATTCAGTCCTTCTGGAGCATGATAAGCAGATGTGTCATTAATACATAAGAAAATGTTAGGCTCTATATAGTCGAATATTTCTGAACTGAGGAGGGTTCTAGAAGCTCAGTTAGGTTCTGTGGTTACCTGGTATTtgcaaatgtaaattggtaaaaccactatggaaaacagtatggaggtacctcagaaaactaaataaacaactgccaggagttcccgtcttggcgcagtggttaacgaatccgactaggaaccatgaggttgcgggttcggtccctgcccttgctcagtgggttaacgatccggcattgccgtgagctgtggtgtaggttgcagacgcggctcggatcccgcgttgctgtggctctggcgtaggccggtggctgcagctccgattggacccctagcctgggaacctccatatgccgctggagcggcccaagaaatagcaacaacaacagcaacaacaacaacaacaacaagaagacaaaagacaaaaaaaaataaaaaaataaacaactgccatataatccagcaatcccactcctggggatctatctggacaaaactttcattcacagagatacatgcacccctatattcattgcagtactattcacaatagccaagacatggaaacaacctaaatgtccaatgacagatgaatggattaagaagatatggtacatatacacaaaggaatactactcagccataaaaaagaacaaaataatgccattttcagcaatatggataTATAATCTATTCTTTTCAGgctcttttccattatacatatttataagatattgaatatatattcttatactaccccttgttgtttatctattttatatataatacttgGTGTCTAATAATcctaaactcttaatttatccttcccccaccttcttctccctttggtaatcataagttgttttctatgtctgcaagtttctattttgtaaaaaagttcatttgtattgtattttagataccacatacaAATGATATTACATATCATTTTTCtatgtctgacttccttcacttagtataagaatctctaggttcatccatgttactgcaaatggcattattttattcctttttatggctcagtaattgtgtgtgtgcatgtgtatattctttatccacttaGTTGGGCCCTCTTGCTTTTTTCCTTGGTGGGTCcgactaaaggtttatcaattttgttaatcttttcaaagaaccatcttttgtttttattgatcttctctactgttttcttcatctctatttaatttacttctgctctgatctttatggtttttttccttctactaatttccttccttcaggTTTTGTTGTTCTTCCTCTAGTTCTTTTAGGTGGAAGCTTAGGTCGTTTATTTGGGatgtttcttgtttcctgaagtaagactgtattgctataaacttccctcttatgGGACAcagcttttgctgtgtcccataagttttggatCGTTGCATTTTCATCATTGggctctatatatttttttaatcttctctttaattccttcagtgatctactggttgtttagtatcatattgtttagcctccacttttgtgttttttcagtttttttccattgtagtagATTGCTGCTCTCAAAGTGTTGTGGTCAAAAAGacgcttgatatgatttaaatttttttaatttatcaaggcTTGCTTTGTGacccagcatgtgatctatctaggataatgttccatgtgcacttgaaaagaatgtgtattctgatgcttTGAGATAGAATGCTCTCTACATATCAATTAAGTGTATTTGGTTTCATGTGTGAAAGACCAgtgcttccttatttattttctgtcagtATGATATCCATTGATGTGTATAGAGTGTTAATGCCCCCTATctttattgtgttactgtcaatttttccttttatatctgttagcaTTTGCATTATATTTTGAAGTGCTCCTATGTTTGATGCATGTATACTTA comes from the Phacochoerus africanus isolate WHEZ1 chromosome 4, ROS_Pafr_v1, whole genome shotgun sequence genome and includes:
- the LOC125124592 gene encoding olfactory receptor 2J3-like gives rise to the protein MVQCSVALAPGSTECVLLAAMAIDPYVAVCWPILYATIMHPKICHLLAPMSWFSWFTNSLLQSSLAIVLPSCGCCHVEHFLCEVLVIIKLSSVDTGQTELKMLIAHLIILAIPVCIILTSHVCIAMAVVRMHSVEGRQNAFGTCASHLMVVSLFDGTIMFVYLQPDSNYSQNQGKILALVYTIVALTEPTNLYSKEQRCKEGN